The Campylobacter sp. MIT 12-8780 genome has a window encoding:
- a CDS encoding amidohydrolase family protein has translation MLIKNAKIYGQEQADVRIEGETIAQIAPNLSPKNDEEVLYANDLSLLPSFIDLDVNLKNDTFSLENLELLQNECLKSGISSIMLRDKMNFDTQSFALFLQALKHNLIEIFPSINVLDDEKKIKNLATLINKGAKALELQSSLDANSLRMSMQYALMKKIPIFSFCFEAHFDDNGVMNDSPTSFELGLVGISEVGELSEVAKMKQIAEFYGVELVYDKLSLASSLRLLDAKDKTQVSIHHLLKSDEACKGFNSFAKLMPPLRSKENACALKQALKAGKISFLSADHSPKSITFKDLAFNEADFGIHSICEYISLCYTFLVKEGFMSWEELCDYTSFNQAQFLGLNSGKIAVGKLANLVLFDEKTSFYPVKTSLYANDKLFGELKAHIIKGKVLFKADN, from the coding sequence ATGCTCATTAAAAATGCTAAAATTTACGGACAAGAGCAAGCTGATGTAAGGATTGAAGGCGAGACAATCGCACAAATCGCACCAAATCTAAGCCCCAAAAATGATGAAGAAGTGCTTTATGCAAATGATTTAAGCTTGCTTCCTTCTTTTATCGATCTTGATGTCAATCTTAAAAATGATACCTTCAGTCTTGAAAATTTAGAGCTTTTGCAAAACGAATGCTTAAAATCTGGCATATCATCTATCATGCTTCGAGATAAGATGAACTTTGATACCCAAAGCTTTGCTTTGTTTTTACAAGCCTTAAAGCACAATCTTATAGAAATTTTCCCAAGCATAAATGTGCTTGATGATGAAAAAAAGATTAAAAATTTAGCCACTTTAATCAACAAAGGAGCAAAGGCTTTGGAGCTTCAAAGCTCGCTTGATGCGAATTCTTTAAGAATGAGTATGCAATATGCTTTGATGAAAAAAATTCCTATCTTTAGCTTTTGTTTTGAAGCACATTTTGATGATAATGGCGTGATGAATGATAGCCCTACAAGCTTTGAATTAGGACTTGTTGGCATTAGTGAAGTAGGAGAGCTTAGCGAGGTAGCAAAAATGAAGCAAATTGCTGAGTTTTATGGCGTTGAGCTTGTGTATGATAAGCTTAGCCTTGCTTCATCTTTGCGTTTATTAGACGCAAAAGATAAGACACAAGTTAGCATTCATCATCTGCTTAAAAGCGATGAAGCGTGCAAGGGCTTTAACAGTTTTGCTAAACTTATGCCACCTTTAAGAAGCAAAGAAAATGCTTGCGCGTTAAAACAAGCCTTAAAAGCTGGTAAAATCAGCTTTTTAAGTGCAGATCATAGCCCAAAATCAATCACTTTTAAAGACTTAGCCTTTAATGAAGCTGACTTTGGAATTCATTCAATCTGCGAATACATAAGCCTTTGCTATACTTTTTTAGTCAAAGAAGGCTTTATGAGCTGGGAAGAACTTTGTGATTATACAAGCTTTAACCAAGCCCAGTTTTTAGGCTTAAACAGCGGTAAAATAGCCGTTGGAAAGCTTGCTAATCTCGTGCTTTTTGATGAAAAAACGAGCTTTTATCCTGTAAAAACAAGCTTATATGCAAATGATAAGCTATTTGGCGAACTTAAAGCCCATATCATCAAAGGCAAAGTGCTTTTTAAGGCGGATAATTAA